One genomic window of Methyloceanibacter sp. wino2 includes the following:
- a CDS encoding glycosyltransferase, with the protein MTKVSVILSSFNHGAYIRNSIESVLNQSFRDFELVIWDDASKDDSWDIICSYKDPRIQAFRNPETRRGIFGFNKTISEIAQGKYIAIHHSDDVWEHDKLEKQVSFLDTHEKIGAVFSNALAIDERGEPLSDGSHFYSNVFEQENRNRFEWLRAFYLTGNCLCHPSVLMRKTCYDDCGSYRYGLAQLCDFDMWVRVCLKYEIHVLPEQLVKFRVRDGLANASADREDTRIRSLFETYKILDNYRSIGDFDHFCIVFPNAAKYCTKDNFYADYALAMVCLEHDPTGTASIFALDILFDNIADPERADLLSKRFDFDYRNFVVLTGKHDVFSLEAARKRRQLGALLEERERAFGELEQTLEARDKLFVRLSRMHSEVLNSTSWRITLPLRYLASSLRSLCRRFAD; encoded by the coding sequence GTGACCAAGGTTTCGGTTATCCTATCGTCGTTTAATCACGGCGCTTATATTAGGAACTCTATTGAGAGCGTTCTAAATCAAAGTTTTCGTGATTTCGAGCTTGTTATCTGGGACGACGCCTCCAAGGACGATTCCTGGGATATTATTTGTAGTTATAAGGACCCCCGAATTCAAGCGTTTCGCAATCCGGAGACGCGACGGGGTATATTTGGCTTTAATAAGACAATATCAGAAATTGCTCAAGGCAAATACATCGCGATACATCATTCTGATGATGTCTGGGAGCACGATAAGCTAGAGAAGCAGGTCTCCTTTCTGGACACGCATGAAAAAATTGGCGCTGTTTTCAGCAATGCTCTTGCAATAGACGAACGCGGAGAGCCTTTATCTGACGGAAGTCACTTCTACTCCAATGTATTTGAGCAGGAAAATCGAAATCGATTTGAGTGGTTGCGGGCGTTTTACTTGACGGGCAATTGTTTGTGTCACCCAAGCGTCCTAATGCGCAAGACCTGTTACGACGACTGTGGCTCCTACCGTTACGGTCTGGCGCAGCTTTGTGATTTTGATATGTGGGTTCGCGTATGTCTTAAGTATGAAATCCATGTTCTGCCGGAACAATTGGTGAAATTCCGCGTACGTGACGGCCTGGCAAACGCAAGCGCCGACCGCGAGGATACCCGAATTCGCTCCTTATTTGAAACGTACAAGATCCTTGATAACTATCGCTCAATTGGAGATTTTGATCACTTCTGCATCGTATTTCCGAATGCAGCTAAGTATTGTACGAAGGATAACTTTTACGCAGATTATGCATTGGCAATGGTGTGTTTGGAGCATGATCCAACAGGAACTGCATCTATTTTCGCACTAGATATTCTATTTGATAATATAGCGGATCCTGAACGCGCAGATTTGCTGTCAAAAAGATTCGATTTCGATTATAGGAATTTCGTAGTACTTACAGGCAAACACGATGTTTTCTCGCTGGAAGCAGCCAGAAAACGTCGACAGCTGGGTGCGTTGCTAGAAGAGCGGGAACGGGCGTTTGGGGAGCTAGAACAGACACTGGAAGCGCGCGACAAATTGTTCGTCCGGTTGTCCAGGATGCACTCGGAAGTGCTCAACAGTACCAGCTGGCGCATCACCTTGCCGCTGCGCTATTTGGCCTCCAGCCTCCGCAGTCTATGCCGCAGGTTTGCGGATTGA